Proteins from a single region of Streptomyces sp. Tu 3180:
- a CDS encoding LLM class flavin-dependent oxidoreductase, producing the protein MTDYSVLVPFVPRRPEQMLPFAGLVRWTGAHRLWQGQGMITEPHQGFAHAAGAGFRVPTGLGVTLMPMRHPYEAALQAKSLSLMTGESVVAGFGPGSRDVQRAMRGEPYRSPLTAAREYLTAVRAALTGTPEVVDGEFWHQAGRIAPLPGPRIDLGLGVLRPKMAEVAGERADVAITWLTPARYLARHVVPALAAGARRAGRAAPRVTAIVPLALAGDDRDPARLALASNGAHLRLPHYRDMLRRGGVALPDGAFADGDETAQALALVKGDAFLYGTADELKEKLAAYTGAGVDEVVLNVTGVASLHGPQAASQELRTLLASLGLA; encoded by the coding sequence ATGACGGACTACTCGGTCCTCGTCCCGTTCGTGCCCCGCAGACCCGAGCAGATGCTGCCCTTCGCCGGCCTCGTCCGGTGGACCGGCGCCCACCGCCTCTGGCAGGGCCAGGGCATGATCACCGAGCCCCACCAGGGCTTCGCCCACGCGGCGGGGGCGGGCTTCCGGGTGCCGACCGGACTGGGCGTGACCCTGATGCCGATGCGGCACCCCTACGAGGCGGCGCTGCAGGCCAAGTCCCTGTCGCTGATGACCGGCGAGTCGGTGGTCGCGGGGTTCGGCCCGGGGTCCCGGGACGTGCAGCGGGCGATGCGCGGTGAGCCGTACCGCAGTCCGCTCACCGCGGCCCGGGAGTACCTGACCGCCGTACGGGCGGCCCTCACCGGCACGCCCGAGGTCGTGGACGGGGAGTTCTGGCACCAGGCGGGCAGGATCGCGCCGCTGCCCGGGCCCCGGATCGACCTGGGACTCGGGGTGCTGCGGCCGAAGATGGCCGAGGTGGCCGGTGAACGGGCCGACGTGGCGATCACCTGGCTCACACCGGCCCGCTATCTCGCCCGGCACGTCGTGCCCGCGCTGGCCGCGGGGGCGCGGCGGGCGGGACGGGCGGCGCCGAGGGTCACGGCCATCGTGCCGCTCGCCCTGGCCGGCGACGACCGCGACCCGGCCCGCCTCGCGCTCGCCTCCAACGGGGCGCACCTGCGACTTCCGCACTACCGGGACATGCTGCGCCGCGGCGGTGTGGCCCTGCCCGACGGCGCCTTCGCCGACGGGGACGAGACCGCGCAGGCCCTGGCGCTCGTGAAGGGCGACGCGTTCCTGTACGGCACCGCCGACGAGCTGAAGGAGAAGCTCGCCGCCTACACCGGGGCCGGTGTGGACGAGGTCGTCCTCAACGTGACCGGTGTGGCCTCGCTGCACGGCCCGCAGGCCGCGTCGCAGGAGCTGAGGACGCTGCTCGCCTCGCTCGGCCTCGCCTGA
- a CDS encoding helix-turn-helix transcriptional regulator, with the protein MAQPDLQFLGVAPRDEELYRFLLRTGGAEPDELNGPAGHEDGSAGTARDTEAACRRLTGLGLAVESMNGVLRPVPPAKAVERLVELRVKQLQDELEETVGRTGIVDSLLAERESGAQRGAALAERGGAPIRHLEGLEEVRAAIDELTFFTRTESLTTYPRGTLSPQGIANSRAMDLRILRRGVRMRTLMGSGALDDPTTLAYLRELVAKGAEIRISHQPLERMIICDRAAALTPIDPAHTAKGAILTREPGLVAALVSLFERMWDTAQELPVGEDGTDAEDGLPTEIERKILKSLYTADKDESGARDLGISVRTYRKHVAVLMQRLDATNRFQAALLARERGWL; encoded by the coding sequence ATGGCGCAGCCGGATCTGCAGTTTCTCGGGGTCGCCCCGCGGGACGAGGAGCTGTACCGGTTCCTGTTGCGCACGGGCGGGGCGGAGCCCGACGAACTGAACGGTCCGGCCGGCCACGAGGACGGCTCCGCGGGAACGGCGCGGGACACGGAGGCGGCCTGCCGCCGTCTCACCGGGCTGGGCCTCGCGGTCGAGAGCATGAACGGCGTCCTGCGCCCCGTTCCGCCCGCCAAGGCCGTGGAGCGGCTGGTGGAACTCCGGGTCAAGCAGCTCCAGGACGAACTGGAGGAGACGGTCGGCCGCACCGGCATCGTCGATTCCCTGCTGGCCGAGCGCGAGTCGGGGGCGCAGCGGGGTGCGGCCCTGGCGGAACGGGGCGGCGCGCCCATCCGGCACCTGGAGGGTCTGGAGGAGGTGCGGGCGGCCATCGACGAGCTGACGTTCTTCACCCGCACCGAGAGCCTGACGACCTATCCGCGCGGCACGCTGTCCCCGCAGGGCATCGCCAACTCCCGCGCGATGGACCTGCGGATCCTGCGCCGCGGGGTGCGGATGCGGACCCTCATGGGGTCCGGGGCGCTGGACGACCCCACGACCCTGGCGTACCTGCGCGAACTGGTCGCGAAGGGGGCCGAGATACGCATCTCCCACCAGCCCCTGGAACGCATGATCATCTGCGACCGGGCCGCCGCGCTCACCCCGATCGACCCGGCCCACACCGCGAAGGGCGCGATCCTCACCCGGGAACCGGGCCTGGTGGCCGCCCTGGTGTCCCTCTTCGAACGGATGTGGGACACCGCCCAGGAGCTCCCGGTGGGCGAAGACGGCACCGACGCGGAGGACGGCCTCCCGACGGAGATCGAACGGAAGATCCTCAAGTCCCTGTACACGGCCGACAAGGACGAGAGCGGCGCCCGTGACCTGGGCATCTCCGTCCGTACGTA
- the mpaB gene encoding daptide biosynthesis RiPP recognition protein codes for MPFIAVAAIEWGTGRPWPGRPRPHGAPATVVLADAATLPRLLASALTAAGTTVLVPHTEPGITTDHDGVTVVTYEGDLTGDGNGEAGLHPDFYLHTRPYERPGHRPPLGPTLLRTDGDAGLEAYLADADQARGEGDFAALPTHPVVRLADHCALGATPDGDGPLLRLHVTSDGTVSTTPGGAPLGDLGSTPGELDRAWRAGRAPHAEVARRPWLGRYLAAVDAVRAARARGLDRVRVSGFGGRLNPALGEDATADSTDPTLPVLLRSDDRALVHDPRTGRAVALSTDAARAAEALLATGGADRAARHADPGTVAAVDAWFGATGIPLTPAPAPAPTGRTVPHRFEELAR; via the coding sequence ATGCCATTCATTGCCGTGGCGGCGATCGAATGGGGCACCGGACGCCCATGGCCCGGCCGGCCCCGACCGCACGGCGCACCCGCCACCGTCGTCCTCGCCGACGCCGCCACCCTGCCCCGCCTGCTCGCCTCCGCGCTCACCGCGGCCGGCACCACCGTCCTCGTGCCGCACACGGAACCCGGCATCACCACCGACCACGACGGCGTCACCGTCGTCACCTACGAGGGCGACCTCACCGGCGACGGGAACGGCGAGGCCGGACTGCACCCCGACTTCTACCTCCACACCCGGCCCTACGAGCGGCCCGGCCACCGCCCGCCGCTCGGCCCCACCCTGCTCCGGACCGACGGCGACGCCGGCCTGGAGGCCTACCTGGCGGACGCCGACCAGGCCCGCGGCGAGGGCGACTTCGCCGCCCTCCCGACCCACCCCGTCGTCCGGCTCGCGGATCACTGCGCGCTGGGCGCGACGCCCGACGGCGACGGCCCGCTCCTGCGGCTGCACGTCACCTCCGACGGCACGGTCTCCACCACCCCGGGCGGCGCTCCGCTCGGTGACCTCGGCTCCACGCCCGGGGAACTGGACCGGGCCTGGCGGGCCGGCCGCGCCCCCCACGCCGAGGTCGCACGACGACCCTGGCTGGGCCGGTACCTGGCGGCCGTGGACGCGGTGCGCGCCGCCCGCGCCCGTGGGCTGGACCGGGTCCGCGTCTCCGGATTCGGCGGACGTCTGAACCCCGCGCTGGGCGAGGACGCCACGGCCGACTCCACGGACCCGACGCTCCCGGTCCTGCTGCGGAGCGACGACCGGGCCCTGGTCCACGACCCGCGCACCGGCCGCGCCGTCGCGCTGTCCACCGACGCCGCCCGCGCCGCCGAGGCGCTGCTGGCCACCGGCGGCGCGGACCGGGCGGCCCGGCACGCCGACCCCGGCACCGTCGCGGCCGTCGACGCCTGGTTCGGCGCGACCGGCATCCCCCTGACCCCCGCCCCCGCACCCGCCCCGACCGGCCGGACCGTTCCCCACCGCTTCGAGGAGCTCGCCCGATGA